Genomic window ([Empedobacter] haloabium):
GCGCCGTGATCGGCCACGAGATCAGTCACGGCTTCGACGATTCGGGCAGCCAGTCCGATGGCGACGGCAACCTGCGCGACTGGTGGACGGCGCAGGACCGCGCCAACTTCAAGGCCAAGACCGACGCGCTGGTCAAGCAGTACGACGCCTACAGCCCGCTGCCGGGCTACCACGTCAACGGCAAGCTGACCCTGGGCGAGAACATCGCCGACAACTCCGGCCTGGCGATCGCGTACAAGGCCTATAAATTGTCGCTGAACGGCCAGCCTGCGCCGGTGATCGACAACCTGACGGGCGAGCAGCGCTTCTACATGGGCTTCGGTCAGGTGTGGCGCTCGAAGATGCGCGAGGCGCAGCAGATCGTGCAAGTGAAAACCGACCCGCACTCGCCGGGCCAGTTCCGCGCCAACGGCACGGTCGTCAACCAGCCCGGCTTCTACGAAGCGTTCGGCGTGAAGGAAGGCGACAAGCTGTACGTGAAGCCGGAAGAACGCGTGATCATCTGGTAAAGCCAGCGAGTCAAAAAGGCCACAAGCGTGGCCTTTTTGTTATGCGGCCATTGGGCCGTGTGCTATTGTCGGTTGCCGGCGCTGACCGGTCATACCACTGTCATATATAAGAGGGAAATATCTTGAAACGACATCTGTTGAGTGCATTAACGCTGAGCCTGCTGGCCGGCGTCTGCGGCATTGCCGGCGCGGCCGACAAGGCCCCCGCGAGCAAGGTCGCAACCGGCGCGCTGGCGTCCGGCATTGCAGTCGAGTATATCGACCCATCCGTGCGGGCACAGGACGATTTCTTCGTCCACACCAACGGCAAATGGCTGAAGACGACGGAAATCCCGGCCGACAAATCGAGCTGGGGCTCGTTCGCCAAGCTGCGCGAGGACATCCAGCCGCAGCTGCGCGCCATCATCGAGCGCGCGGCGGCGAACGCCGCTGCCGGCAAGGGCGATGCGGACCAGCAGCGCATCGGCGACTTCTACGCCAGCTTCATGGACGAGGCCCGCGTCGAACAACTGGGCGTCACGCCGATCAAGGATGAACTGGCGATGATCGCCGCCATCGCCGACAAGAAGGAACTGCCCAAGCTGATCGCGCAGTTCAACCGCTACGGCGTAACGGCCCCGATGGGCTTCGCCATCCACCAGGACAACAAGGATTCGACCAAGTACGTGGCCGACTTCTTCCAGAGCGGCCTGGGCCTGCCGGACCGCGACTACTACCTGAAGAAGGACGACACCAAGCTGGCCGAAGCGCTGGCGAAATACGAGCAGCACGTCGCCAAGATGCTGACCCTGGCCGGCGACGCCAAGGCCGCGGACAACGCCAAGGCCATCGTGGCCTTCGAGACCGAGCTGGCCAGGATCCAGTGGACCAAGGTCGAACTGCGCGACCCGGTCAAGGCGTACAACAAGTACGACATCGCCAAGGTCGGCGAACTGATGCCCGGCTTCGACTGGAACGCCTACCTGGCCGCCACCGGCGTGCAGGGCAAGGTCACGTACGTGATCGTCAGCCAGCCGACCTACTTCCAGGCGCTGGACAAGCTGCTGACGGCGACGTCGCTGGACACGCTGAAGGCGTACGCCCAGTGGCACATGGTGCGTGAAGCGGCACCTTATCTGTCGAAGCAGTTCGTCGATACCAACTTCGAGTTCTACGGCACCGTGCTGTCGGGCGTGACGGAAAACCGCCCGCGCTGGAAGCGCGCCGTCAGCGCCACCGAAGCGGCCGTGGGCGAGAGCATCGGCAAGGTCTACGTGGCCGAGCACTTCCCGCCGGAGTACAAGGCACGCATGGAAAAGCTGGTCAACAACCTGCTGGTCGCGTTCAAGCAGAGCATCAACACGCTGGACTGGATGACGCCGGCCACCAAGAAGGAAGCGCAAGGCAAGCTGGCCAAGTTCACCACCAAGATCGGCTACCCGAACAAGTGGCTGGACTACTCGAAGCTGACGGTCAAGCGCGACGACCTGCTGGGCAACGTGCAGCGCGCCACCGAATTCAACTACAACAAGGAGTTGAACAAGCTGGGCAAACCGATCGACCGCGACGAGTGGCTGATGACGCCGCAGACGGTCAACGCCTACTACAACCCGGAAATGAACGAGATCGTCTTCCCGGCCTCGATCCTGCAGCCGCCGTTCTTCGATCCAAAGGCGGACGACGCGGTCAACTATGGCGCCATCGGCGGCGTGATCGGCCACGAGATCAGCCACGGCTTCGACGACCAGGGCGCCCAGTACGACGGCGACGGCAACCTGCGCGACTGGTGGAGCGCGGCCGACCACAAGAACTTCAAGGCCAAGACCGGCCAGCTGGTGGCGCAGTACAGCGCCTACAGCCCGCTGCCGGGCTACAACGTCAACGGCGAGCTGACCCTGGGCGAGAACATCGGCGACAACTCCGGCCTGGCCGTGGCGTACAAGGCCTACAAGCTGTCGCTGAAGGGCAAGAAGGCCCCGGTGATCGACGGCCTGACGGGCGACCAGCGCTTCTATATGGGCTGGTCGCAGGTGTGGCGCATGAAGATGCGCGAGCCGGCGCTGATCCAGCAGATCAAGACCGACCCGCACTCGCCAGGCCAGTTCCGCGCCAACGGCACGATGCGCAACCAGCCGGGCTTCTACGAAGCCTTCAAGGTCAAGGACGGCGACAAGATGTACCTGCCGCCGAAAGAGCGCGTGATCATCTGGTAAAAAGCTTGGGGTCTGTCCCCGCATGGGGACTGACCCCGGTTCTTATCCGCGACCTCGGCTGCTCCCCGGTTTCAGCAATTCGCTCCAGCCATAAAAAAACCGCTCGAAAGAGCGGTTTTTTTATCCCAGCCGATCAGCTCAGCCCTTGGGCGGCTCCGCCGCCGGCGCGGCAGCCGGCGCCGCCGCATCGCCCGCCGCGGCGGCCGCTGGCGCCGCCGGCACCTCCGGCTCCTTGAACTTGGCACCCGACTGGTTCGCCATGAACACGACCGCACGCGCCACCTCGACATCGTCCAGCTCCGGATTGCCGCCCTTGGCCGGCATCGCCCGGATACCCTCGATGGCATGCTTGACGATGGTGTCGTAACCCTGCGCGATGCGCGCGCCCCAGGCCCCGGCATCGCCCGTTTTCGGCGCCCCGGCCACGCCAGCACCATGGCAGGCCTGGCAGGTCGACGTATAGATGGCTTCCCCGGTCTGCAGCACTTTCGGTCCGCTGGCATCCTTCAGGGTAAAGCCTTCGTCAGCAACTGGCTTCAGGCGCGAAGCGATGGCTTCCGGCGACTGCGCGGTCGAGCCGGCGCCTGCCAGCCTTTGCTGCGTGACGTATTGAACGAGGAGAATGATGCCGAGGATAACGACGAGGAAGAAGCCGATGACTGCGGCGATCAGCTGTTTCGGAGTGCGGATGGCGGATTGATGTTCGTGATGTGCGTCGCTCATAATTTCCTTAGTACAAGTTGCTGAGCCGGTGGCCAGTGTTAATCTTATGACATCAGGGATGGCTGACTTCTCGCCGAAAAGCAACCGATTATAGACTCAAACTATACAGCTTGGAACGTAATTGAAGGATAGGCAAGACGCCCTATTGACGGGGTGTTGCGCGAGGTGCACCGGGGCAATTTTGCTGTCCCGACGGGCACGGCAGGAAAAGTTGTGCTTTGTGATAGACGTGCGGCAGGAAAGCCGGTATCCTTCGGTTCTCTCTCGTGCGGCTGTAGCTCAGTGGATAGAGTATTGGCCTCCGAAGCCAAGGGTCGCTGGTTCGATCCCAGCCAGCCGCACCATTTTCCCCACAAGATCAAACGCTCGGGCGCTGCAACAGCTAGCATTGCTTCGCGGTCGTGCGTATCGGCTGGTGCATCGTAGGCCAGCACTGCGCCGCGACCGGTGACGGCCCCGCATCGAAAATCCTGTTCCTCTGCATTGCTGTTAGCGCATGCCATAGACGACGCTGTCGTCCGGCGGTCTTCTCGCATGTCGGTAGCAGTTATCCGATATTGCGGCCATGCGCGTGCGGTCTTTCCCTGCAATTTGCGGGCTTCCGGGCATCACTTGCTGCTTTAGGCGGACATAGGTAGCTGGTCGGTACAGCATGCTCTGCCCGCCATTGTTGAAGAACCATGTCAGCTCGTAGCGCTCTTGGAGGTCCCTCCGCGCAGAAGAGGCTGGCGCCGTCTGCGAAAACCTAGGCTGGCTTCAAATTATTGCTTTTAGAGGGCAAAGCCGTTAAGCAAAGGCGTCCAAAAGCCTGTTTGGGGCAAAAAATATATACCTATGCTTCGGAAAGAACATTACAATATTGATAAGTTCCTATGCGATCTTCACTCCGATAGCACTGGCCCGATTGAGAGACGGCCTTTGATGGTGGGCCGACTCCGCAAGTATTTCAGCAAGCGGGAAGGCCTGCCACATAGCTCTTTCTTGTAGCACCGGCGCACATAGGGGCTGGCCCGCCTACGTGGCAATCTGGCTCAGCATCGCAGTGGCAGGCGGTGCACTGTCACGGGAGAACGGTGCTCGAGGCTGATGACCATAGATCGAATCACGTTCTATCAACCAAAATTGAATACTGATGAGTGCATCTCACTGTGGCTTCATAAGAAAGATCGGATACGCATTAATTTTAATAACGTTCCAGTCACATGCTTCGAACGCAACGTTGGATGCATCCTGTTACCCTGTGTACCGCAATGCCGGCGCTATTCAAGGCGATGTCAACTGCAAGTCTCAAGCCCTGGATGGCGGTGTAGCCGAAATTTACACATGTTCGAACCGTCTGGAAGGCGCTATTGTTGACACTTCTGATGGTATAGCGGTCGGCACGCCATATTGGTGTGTTGGTGATTTCGCCGCGCGTCTTTGCGGCAGTGATGGGATTTCAATCGCCAATCAGGCCTATTTTAATATTCAGAGACGCGGTGGGAATAAATTTCCTGATGCACCTCCTACCTGCACGCAAATCAATCCCACGACCCTTGCCTGTGGCTCCCTGAATGTAGGGCGGCTCAATAACACCTCACATAATTGTCCGAAAGGCAGCTATTATTCTTATATTTCCGGCTGCACGGAATTTAACTATATATTCCCGAAGCCAGGCAGTACACCCATCGGACCGGATATTTCATCGTCAGTCGGCCGTTTTTGTGAAACCGCGCCCAAGCGGCCACAAATGTGTGTTGGCAATCCAATTGACGTGGCGACCGGAAACAAGCGAACTGTCGAAGTGGATTTTGTCGGGCCAGGGCCGTTCCCTTTGAAAATGGAACGCTACTACAACAGCTCCCCAACCTATGCGGTGGGCCTTGAGAATACGTTCGGGACGGTATGGAGGTCTGCTTACTCAGCGCGAATTTATGCAAGAAACTCGATAGTTTCGATTGTCCGACCTGATGGCACGATAAATATTTTCAGAAAAAACGGAGTTGCTTGGCAGGGAGATGCCGATATCAACGACCGGCTGACGGAGAATCTGGGTGCAGCTGGCGCCAGACTTGGATGGCGTTATGAAAACGCTCAGGATGGCTCTGCCGAATATTTCGATGCCGACGGCCGGATCACATCAATTGTTTCTCGATCAGGTTATACGATAAAATTCAAGTATAGCACTGTTGCGACACCGCGTGAGATAGCGCCTGGAGTCAACTACTTGATAGAGGCAACGGATCAGTTTGGACGGGCTATCACCTTCAAGTGGAATAGTGATGGATATATAGAGTCAATGACTGATCCGATGGCAAATGTTTACCGGTACGTCTATGACGGAAGCATGCTCAAGGCCGTTAGCTATCCAACCCGTCCTGATCAGCAACCGATGGTTCGAACGTATGTTTATAACGAACCTGAACACACCAGCGGCGAGAATGTGCCGACGCTTCTCACCGGCATTATTGACGAGAATGCCGTTCGATTCGCTACTTATGATTATGATACTAATGGTCGCGCAATCGGCACCAAACATGCCGGAGATGTCGAAAAATTTCAGGTGGCATATGATAAAAACCGGGCGGTAGTTATCGACCCGCTTGGCAGCGTGCGGACCTATAGTTTTACGCCGATCGTCGGCTTTCCCAGACTTGGCGCCACCGACCAGCCAGCGGGCTCTGGATGCGCCGCCGCTGCAATGCAAATCGGATACGATCAAAACGGCAATCCCAAATCAGAAACCGATTTCAACGCTAATAAATCGACTTACGTGTTCGATCCGGCCAGGAATCTCGAGAAGTCCCGGACCGAAGCGGCAGGAACACCGAAAGCCCGAACGATCTCGACCGAATGGCACCCGCAATATCGTCTACCAATTCGAATCGCGGAACCGAAGCGGTTGACGACTTTCAGCTATCTACCTAATGGCAATCTCGAATATAAAACCATTTATCCGACTAGTGACCCGGCCGGTGCGCTTGGCCTGAATGTCAAACCAAGTGGCGAGCCGATTAAGTTCTCCTATACCTACTATGATAACGGGCTGCCCAAGTCGGCGGTCGCGCCCCGGTTTGAAGGCGATGGCCCCATCAATGAGACCTACACATGGGAGCAGGGGAACCTCGCCACGATCACAAATGCCGTGGGACACGTGACTACGTTCGGCAACTACAACGCTAACGGACTGCCGCAGACCATCAAGTTACCCAACGGTGTGGAACGCAAGCTTACTTATTTCCCGCGTGGCCAGGTTGAAACCAGCACCGACATTGTAGGCCTCCGCTCGCGCACCACGCGCTACGACTACGAGCTGACTGGGAAGCTGAAGAGAATCACTTTTCCCGATGGCGCGACGGTCACGTATGGCTATGACGACGCGCAGCGGCTGAAGTCGATCACCGATTCGGTAGGGAATAGTGTGATCTACGAGATGGATGACGCGGGAAACCGCCTGTCCGAGAGCGTCAACGATGCCCGAGGTGTACTCAAGCAGCGAATTTCCCGGGAGTACGATGCGCTTGGCCGCCTCAAGGCTGTCACTGGAGCGGTGCAATGAGTACGTTCGCTGATACAAAAGGCCTGCTGAACTCAGAACTGCGCATGACCATCGCCGCTATGCGCACTGCGCTTGCCGCCGCGCTCATTGTGCTTGCGCCATTGAACGCATGGTCGCAGGCTCAGAATTCGACGTCGTACTTTGAATACGATGCGCAAGGCAATCGCAAGAAATTCACCGATCCACTCAATAGTGT
Coding sequences:
- a CDS encoding M13-type metalloendopeptidase gives rise to the protein MKRHLLSALTLSLLAGVCGIAGAADKAPASKVATGALASGIAVEYIDPSVRAQDDFFVHTNGKWLKTTEIPADKSSWGSFAKLREDIQPQLRAIIERAAANAAAGKGDADQQRIGDFYASFMDEARVEQLGVTPIKDELAMIAAIADKKELPKLIAQFNRYGVTAPMGFAIHQDNKDSTKYVADFFQSGLGLPDRDYYLKKDDTKLAEALAKYEQHVAKMLTLAGDAKAADNAKAIVAFETELARIQWTKVELRDPVKAYNKYDIAKVGELMPGFDWNAYLAATGVQGKVTYVIVSQPTYFQALDKLLTATSLDTLKAYAQWHMVREAAPYLSKQFVDTNFEFYGTVLSGVTENRPRWKRAVSATEAAVGESIGKVYVAEHFPPEYKARMEKLVNNLLVAFKQSINTLDWMTPATKKEAQGKLAKFTTKIGYPNKWLDYSKLTVKRDDLLGNVQRATEFNYNKELNKLGKPIDRDEWLMTPQTVNAYYNPEMNEIVFPASILQPPFFDPKADDAVNYGAIGGVIGHEISHGFDDQGAQYDGDGNLRDWWSAADHKNFKAKTGQLVAQYSAYSPLPGYNVNGELTLGENIGDNSGLAVAYKAYKLSLKGKKAPVIDGLTGDQRFYMGWSQVWRMKMREPALIQQIKTDPHSPGQFRANGTMRNQPGFYEAFKVKDGDKMYLPPKERVIIW
- a CDS encoding c-type cytochrome; its protein translation is MSDAHHEHQSAIRTPKQLIAAVIGFFLVVILGIILLVQYVTQQRLAGAGSTAQSPEAIASRLKPVADEGFTLKDASGPKVLQTGEAIYTSTCQACHGAGVAGAPKTGDAGAWGARIAQGYDTIVKHAIEGIRAMPAKGGNPELDDVEVARAVVFMANQSGAKFKEPEVPAAPAAAAAGDAAAPAAAPAAEPPKG
- a CDS encoding DUF6531 domain-containing protein produces the protein MYRNAGAIQGDVNCKSQALDGGVAEIYTCSNRLEGAIVDTSDGIAVGTPYWCVGDFAARLCGSDGISIANQAYFNIQRRGGNKFPDAPPTCTQINPTTLACGSLNVGRLNNTSHNCPKGSYYSYISGCTEFNYIFPKPGSTPIGPDISSSVGRFCETAPKRPQMCVGNPIDVATGNKRTVEVDFVGPGPFPLKMERYYNSSPTYAVGLENTFGTVWRSAYSARIYARNSIVSIVRPDGTINIFRKNGVAWQGDADINDRLTENLGAAGARLGWRYENAQDGSAEYFDADGRITSIVSRSGYTIKFKYSTVATPREIAPGVNYLIEATDQFGRAITFKWNSDGYIESMTDPMANVYRYVYDGSMLKAVSYPTRPDQQPMVRTYVYNEPEHTSGENVPTLLTGIIDENAVRFATYDYDTNGRAIGTKHAGDVEKFQVAYDKNRAVVIDPLGSVRTYSFTPIVGFPRLGATDQPAGSGCAAAAMQIGYDQNGNPKSETDFNANKSTYVFDPARNLEKSRTEAAGTPKARTISTEWHPQYRLPIRIAEPKRLTTFSYLPNGNLEYKTIYPTSDPAGALGLNVKPSGEPIKFSYTYYDNGLPKSAVAPRFEGDGPINETYTWEQGNLATITNAVGHVTTFGNYNANGLPQTIKLPNGVERKLTYFPRGQVETSTDIVGLRSRTTRYDYELTGKLKRITFPDGATVTYGYDDAQRLKSITDSVGNSVIYEMDDAGNRLSESVNDARGVLKQRISREYDALGRLKAVTGAVQ